The Paenibacillus uliginis N3/975 genome has a window encoding:
- a CDS encoding M56 family metallopeptidase: MSPTLHENLLSFFGWVIRGSFMAFILIVLVLILQFLLRNKIEARWKYWLWLPVGIRLLLPWAPESSFSLYNVLSLEAIAPGIHQQTQVSPVWKEAGRISEAVVHVERSLNPEASGTSEVPAPSIELGPVQESSFWWSGFKQIGFTNMLMSVWLAGVLFLAARTVYDQIRLKQALRAGRNMDTPFLSAVFRETKQQLGVKRKVQFMASERIPGPAVVGFNKPAIVISPSLLITLQKDQLQYILAHEFAHIQRRDVAVNWLMHIILIIHWFNPFLWLAVHKARQDQEMACDACVLDRMSPQQNNAYGQTIIHVLEHFSGNQHQPGLAGLSATHKQMKRRLKMIKHFHKKSYRLSILGMGMILALGSVTLVNAKESDAGSVPQKASVQLEQDSKAAVNNEPDIIYPEGDIDRELYKKELEKARKKAEAAAKALTPEEKKYIEDETNRVKKLSKETGDMYVLYHKYKDLNSGLDLSYWGGIEKFSTYEDYLKRASTLEGSILKQPANLPEVYKFSKARIEGPTEGKFLDEVRAEGKKSGKPIYAKKIDWKEAATIRLEYTNGKDTLAISKYMLDSEESKKKGFFEDDLPAHIYPKYVFWHEGGFEYSISTTWDMSKEQKVEILKEAVQK, encoded by the coding sequence ATGAGTCCTACATTGCATGAAAATTTATTGTCGTTTTTCGGCTGGGTGATTCGCGGATCGTTCATGGCCTTCATCCTGATCGTACTTGTCCTGATCCTGCAATTTCTACTAAGAAACAAGATTGAAGCCAGATGGAAATATTGGCTTTGGCTTCCTGTGGGCATTCGTTTGCTGCTCCCTTGGGCCCCGGAATCTTCGTTTAGCCTATACAATGTTTTGTCTCTGGAGGCCATAGCGCCTGGTATTCATCAACAAACTCAAGTTTCACCGGTTTGGAAGGAAGCGGGGAGAATAAGCGAGGCGGTGGTTCATGTTGAGCGCTCATTAAACCCGGAAGCAAGCGGAACTTCGGAAGTACCTGCTCCATCCATTGAATTGGGACCCGTGCAGGAGAGCAGCTTTTGGTGGAGCGGGTTCAAGCAAATAGGCTTCACCAATATGCTGATGTCGGTTTGGCTTGCGGGCGTGCTGTTTCTTGCCGCGAGAACGGTATACGATCAGATTCGATTGAAACAAGCCTTGCGCGCGGGCCGAAATATGGATACGCCTTTTTTATCGGCAGTGTTTCGCGAGACGAAACAGCAATTAGGCGTGAAGCGAAAAGTGCAGTTTATGGCCAGCGAGCGAATTCCGGGACCTGCCGTGGTCGGTTTTAATAAGCCGGCGATCGTCATTTCGCCAAGTCTGCTCATCACGCTGCAAAAGGATCAACTCCAATATATTCTGGCGCATGAGTTCGCACATATTCAGCGGCGGGATGTGGCAGTGAACTGGTTGATGCATATCATCCTGATCATCCATTGGTTTAATCCGTTCTTATGGCTTGCCGTACATAAAGCAAGACAAGACCAGGAGATGGCCTGCGATGCATGCGTCTTGGATCGGATGAGCCCGCAGCAAAACAATGCATACGGACAAACGATCATCCATGTGTTGGAGCATTTTTCAGGAAACCAACACCAGCCGGGGCTTGCCGGCCTGTCAGCCACGCATAAACAAATGAAAAGGAGACTTAAGATGATTAAACATTTTCACAAAAAATCCTACCGCCTGTCCATTCTGGGGATGGGGATGATTCTCGCGCTTGGCAGCGTGACGTTGGTTAATGCAAAGGAAAGCGATGCAGGGAGCGTACCACAAAAAGCTTCAGTGCAATTGGAACAGGATTCAAAAGCTGCTGTGAATAATGAGCCGGATATTATCTATCCCGAGGGCGATATAGACCGCGAGCTCTACAAGAAAGAACTGGAAAAGGCCCGAAAAAAAGCAGAAGCAGCAGCCAAGGCTCTAACTCCAGAGGAAAAGAAGTATATCGAAGATGAGACCAATAGAGTGAAGAAACTAAGTAAAGAGACAGGTGATATGTACGTTCTGTATCATAAATATAAGGATCTTAACAGCGGACTCGACCTAAGTTATTGGGGAGGGATAGAAAAATTCTCTACTTACGAGGACTACTTGAAAAGAGCTTCCACCTTGGAAGGTTCCATCCTGAAGCAGCCCGCCAACCTGCCGGAGGTATATAAGTTTTCCAAAGCGAGAATTGAAGGTCCAACCGAAGGAAAGTTCCTTGATGAAGTAAGGGCCGAAGGTAAGAAGAGTGGAAAACCCATCTACGCGAAAAAGATAGACTGGAAAGAGGCGGCAACCATCCGTCTTGAATATACGAACGGGAAAGACACGCTGGCCATTTCTAAATATATGTTGGACTCAGAAGAAAGTAAGAAGAAAGGTTTCTTTGAGGATGACTTACCGGCGCATATCTATCCAAAATACGTTTTTTGGCATGAAGGCGGCTTTGAATACAGCATTTCAACCACATGGGATATGTCCAAGGAACAGAAGGTCGAAATTCTGAAAGAAGCGGTGCAGAAATAA